A window of Danaus plexippus chromosome 10, MEX_DaPlex, whole genome shotgun sequence genomic DNA:
CCGAAATAAACGGATGGGTCCCATCTGGCCGCCCACCCCTCCCGGTAACGCTGTAAAAGCCTGTAAAAgcaatagggctaacagcttTTGTCAATTCGAAACtagacagacattcacatctcgtctgcccgttataacggttgctgcaaagtaactgaaacgtcgggattatgtagtttttcaaaataataaaatacgcgtagtaatccgaaaaatattagtttcatttaactgAATATTCGCAAAAGTCTTTGATATCATTACATGTATCTTTATCATAACAGCTCAAATTGGAATATATGGATTAGAAGTTGCACAAGAAAATGTACTGGAACATGaaggaaattatgaaaaataaaaaagttactaTATCTATCAAATAGGGAAATAGAATAGGAGCCACTCTACTGTGTTGTGTTAGGGCGCAATTAAAGctaaacacatttatttttaatagctgCGTCGTCGTGCTAATTTGTCTAAAGCGATATAACAGATTTTGATACCTATTGCATATAAACGTAATTGCTGAAGAAATAATACACTTTATAAGTCAAGCGAAGTTAAACAGAAGacgtataaactaaaaattcaCCTAGAGAATTGATATTCCTTTTAACATTCTAAACTTTGAAGAGCgtctattataaatacgtacgTTATTTAACTCCATCAAAATGaatcatttctttttttcaaaagcttattaattaattatagagctgctttattgataaaatcaaagaggaaaaaaatatttttttactttacttgAAAAACCAatgattaattgatttatgatTGAATATATAGGCATTTatgcataatttatataaagaattctaATTtagaaagaataatttaaaattaaattgagttTCACTGAGCCTATTGTcaacatgtaaaaatattctaaaaaaaaaagtatagtaaatttttgcagcgagataatagaaaaaaaaaatatgcgcAAGTGAGTTAAGTTGCTAGCAGCCCCAATAAAACGCAAAATACTGAATTACTATTTCTTAGCCTTTatactttgaaaattaatatagtagGAAAAATAGACTCTTAGGTTTAAGTTTACAGCGCTGAAGGTAGtggaacaaatatatttacattcatgGTTTTTAGTTAGGTCGAAAACCGGTTCgccaattttatattacttaatatgaaataatgacAAATATCATTACCCTGGTAGAAATAGTTCGACTATAATTACGTCTCAATGACATAAGCAATTACTAATGGTTGGCCCAGTGCTTATTCTAATAGCTCAGAAATGATAAGAATACGACTTTCCTATATAAGGCGTTTATAAGAACATTCGCAATTACTTTCTTAATAAGATTCAATAAGAAAACAATATGTACGAAAAGATATTAGTTCTATTTTTGGTTCTTCATTATACACGATCAGCTCGTAAGCATCTATCAAGttctttacaattatattaatttttactataatttgtTGTATAATCGAAAAAGTACCGAATaatctcttaatttttttttatttcaattagttATAGAGTTGAGCTGTTCTGATATCAACACATTAATTAGCGGTCACAATGGAGTCAGAATACTCGTTGCTGACGGGAACGTAGAAGGTCTACCACCGGCAGCTGAAATGAACTCTGTGGTAAGATACATGTACTTGGACATTGACAATTTCATCTCGTCTTCCCGTGATGATAGTTGttctaaagtaataaaaactttatgaatACAATTgacgttaaatatttgtttctatgtttactaaatatatttttgtgtagtatcatactatttatattttttcctactTTCGTTTGAAGGTTTGGGATGAAGAATTGGCAGCAAAGGCAGAAAAATGGGCAGCTTCCTACCCGAAATCAGTCGACCCAGACCAAACGATTCGTAAGAaattgtaatgatttaaaGGTATTTATGGAGTAGTTAGCCATACTAAAAgtgttttgtgtttattttcagCTTCTCATAGATTTTCCGTCAGTCAATCTATATCGGTTTTCCTTAGCAAAGATCTCAATTTTCGAATGGATATCGAAGAATTACCAATAATGTGGTTCAATGAGCATGAGAACTATACCTATGGACCGATTACAGAGGAAAATATGTCTCCATCCCATCCGCCTGTCGGAGACTTTACTcaggtataaatatttacatttaagattactatttatttaccattttaaaagttttgatacATATATTCATCATGTGACTTTGTATTGCACTCTACGTATGGTTTGTGGTTTCATTAGATtggattaatttaataacttttgataataaagaattattatatgaataaataacctTCGAAATAATAACCACCCAAAAATtgaattctaaaatttttctgACAgcttgataaaataattatgaaatataatgataatgaattcataatacaaaaataactgtatatatgttaaatgcaataatttgCAATgagttttgataaatattgtctttttGTTTTCAGATGATTTGGTCAGATTCTGTATACCTAGGATGCGCTATGTCCGAAAATATTGaagatgaattaaaaaagatttacatTGTATGTGAATATGGCCcgaggtaattaaaaaaactctttttttttGAGCTTATCTTACAATAAGGTGTATTAGTTTTGTACTTTTATGcgatactaaaaatatttttgtttcagtgCTAATGTTGTAGGCCAACTGCCGTACAAAGCCGGTAAGGCCAGCAATAAGCTGATATGTGCAACTGATGAAAATCGATGTGAAAATCCAACTGCAAAGAAATGTTACGaatagtaaaacaaaatgataacattatataatgcaataaatatatttttttctgtcaaaacttcaataaacaaatacacacaacttcaatgaaaataatgtagtttttaatgacgaccttcttttaattttaatttttaattcagtaaaaaattacacataaaatgcataataaataatatcatttaataatcctataatgtagtttattttataaaataagaacctatatattgttatttcatatGTTGGACAAACAAGGAAACAACTTCGTTCAGAAGTAACAAAGGCGCTTAATTACAGGAGagttcattaaatattctacaaaCGCTATCcagaaaagatataaataatatctttttgcaattttatcacttgtatataaacacttaaaaataatattgtcccAAACATAAGTAAATTAGTATCGTGGTCCCTACATGTATGGAAACGAAAAGGCAAAGagtatatttgtattgagCTTAGGAGCACAACTCTCATAGATATATAGTATCCATAACTATAAGTTAGTTTTGACATACTCTAGTCTtaactttgttaataataaaatttaactaaattgtCTACAAAGTTTTCATACTAAGATCATACGCACAAACACATACAAACGGGCTTTGATAACATTGCCAAACTTCAATAATGTTACGTACATAGTACTTGGAtccaaacatatttaataatatttcaagtttCAATCGtttaacatcaaataaaacgTATGTTTCTTCTCATTTATTTGTTCACGAGCCGATTTTATACGCTCTTTATCTACAAAGGGCAGTGCAAAGCAAATACCGAACATTCTACAAaggattgttatttttatcgtcTCTTGGTATACAGAAACcactattaaaacatttatagtattttgacACTTGTATTTAGTGAAACATCAATCTCGATTATATATAGCAATATCTCAGcttgttatttgtaaaaacaCATCTTTGTTTCATCGacaattaactttaataatttagctTGTCAGTTTAAGTCActcataaatcatttttatgatCTTCACTAGCACTATCTTATGCATGagaacaatattattgtagtTAAAATGTCGTATTACTGAATCAaagtattcttttaattttcgaTTTTTGcgaattaaatctatatataaatgtaagagagcttctttatttcaattaaatcaatatttataatggcCAAGTCTGCACCAACGggttaaaacatttcaaaatgtttgaataattatttagaattacatatgtagaaaaataaaaataaaactgttaattgtaccaattataaaaacaaaatataacaacaacatGAACTAACAACATAcgatacattttaaacatgaatttttaatgaaagttctttgaaacataaaaaatataaaaaaattgaaaatcaatTTACAACAAATTCAATCTTAAATTCAAACATGCAAACTGTATAAATGTTCAGTATAGACTTTTttccaattatttatttttattaaattatatttaaactgacGTTTACTGtgaagtattattaaaataaataaaaatcttaatacgTACGtgattcttaattattatttacatatatattaaaataaaagagataTTCATATAtctctatgtatgtatgtatgtaataaaataaaaatgaccaAAGAACTTAAACATGTTTAACTATTTGCAAAacacgatattatttttttaagggtTTTTCtcgtcatatttatttacgcGTCCTTATTTTTTCGTCTGTATCTACAAAGGGCAAAGATAACGAGTACTACCTACAACTATTGTTATTACGATTGTCTCTCGTTAGgcgaaatatgaaaaaatatattttgaatcgtATCTACGTCTCTCctcatattattttgtcatttcTCTTACGCCTTTTTAAAAGAACAATTTGAGATGAGCTAAACCTAAAGTTGACTATACaaggataaatttatattatttactatgtattttaatgttggtaaataaaaattcttttgtactttatacttataatttcgATCATGAAAATTTTTCCGAAAGTGATCGTACTGAGGAGATTAAAGTCGCAATAAAAACCTATAACATTATGATTCAAAATTGAAAAGTTAACAGcaaataaagacaaaatatcAAAGTTCTTGTTTT
This region includes:
- the LOC133318980 gene encoding venom allergen 5-like → MYEKILVLFLVLHYTRSALIELSCSDINTLISGHNGVRILVADGNVEGLPPAAEMNSVVWDEELAAKAEKWAASYPKSVDPDQTIPSHRFSVSQSISVFLSKDLNFRMDIEELPIMWFNEHENYTYGPITEENMSPSHPPVGDFTQMIWSDSVYLGCAMSENIEDELKKIYIVCEYGPSANVVGQLPYKAGKASNKLICATDENRCENPTAKKCYE